The following coding sequences are from one Salinicoccus sp. Bachu38 window:
- a CDS encoding ABC transporter ATP-binding protein, whose product MAELKLKNIKKTYEKGPTVVDDFNLEIHDGEFIVLVGPSGCGKSTTLRMIAGLEEITDGELYINDKKMNDVEPKNRDIAMVFQNYALYPHMSVYDNMAFGLKLRKTPKSEIKQRVEHAADILGLTDYLDRKPKALSGGQRQRVALGRAIVREASVFLMDEPLSNLDAKLRVQMRAEITKLHKRLKTTTVYVTHDQTEALTMASRIVILDKGDIMQVGSPKEVYDFPENVFVAQFIGSPAMNVFDAEIRNGELVIGESTIRIPEFKRRMLVNEGYDNKPIKFGIRPEDVREEAVFVESELASAFNAEVKVSELLGSEIMLYSDLEGQEFISRVDARNELEPGDIVKFAFDMNKGHFFDNETHKRIVTKEERKKEKERLEQHDTSGVIKA is encoded by the coding sequence ATGGCTGAGTTAAAGCTGAAGAATATAAAAAAGACATATGAAAAAGGTCCCACGGTCGTGGATGATTTTAATCTTGAAATCCATGACGGCGAATTCATCGTGCTGGTCGGCCCTTCCGGGTGTGGGAAATCGACGACTTTGCGGATGATTGCCGGCCTGGAGGAAATCACTGATGGCGAACTGTATATCAATGATAAGAAGATGAACGATGTGGAACCGAAGAACAGGGATATTGCGATGGTCTTCCAGAACTATGCTCTGTATCCGCATATGAGCGTGTACGACAACATGGCATTCGGCCTCAAGCTGAGAAAGACGCCGAAATCCGAAATCAAGCAGCGTGTGGAACATGCAGCGGATATTCTTGGTCTGACAGACTATCTGGACCGCAAGCCGAAGGCACTGTCCGGTGGCCAGAGGCAACGTGTGGCATTGGGCCGCGCGATTGTAAGGGAGGCGAGCGTCTTTCTGATGGATGAGCCGCTATCCAACCTGGATGCGAAGCTGAGGGTGCAGATGCGGGCTGAAATCACCAAGCTGCACAAGCGTCTGAAAACGACAACGGTATATGTAACACACGACCAGACGGAAGCACTGACGATGGCCTCACGCATCGTGATACTCGACAAGGGGGACATCATGCAGGTCGGTTCTCCGAAGGAAGTCTATGATTTTCCGGAGAATGTATTCGTCGCCCAGTTCATCGGCTCGCCGGCCATGAATGTATTTGATGCAGAAATCAGAAATGGAGAGCTTGTGATCGGGGAATCCACGATCAGAATTCCCGAATTCAAGCGGCGTATGCTTGTAAATGAAGGCTATGACAACAAGCCGATCAAGTTCGGCATTCGGCCGGAGGATGTCAGGGAGGAAGCGGTCTTTGTCGAATCCGAACTCGCCTCTGCTTTCAATGCGGAAGTCAAAGTAAGTGAGCTCCTCGGTTCTGAGATCATGCTGTACTCCGACCTCGAAGGGCAGGAATTCATCTCCCGTGTTGACGCACGCAATGAGCTCGAGCCGGGGGATATCGTGAAGTTCGCATTCGATATGAACAAGGGCCACTTCTTCGATAACGAAACGCACAAGCGCATCGTCACAAAAGAAGAGCGCAAGAAGGAGAAAGAACGCCTGGAACAGCATGATACATCCGGTGTCATCAAGGCATAG
- a CDS encoding VOC family protein encodes MVKFDHIIHFVNRLDSVEAEGVLPIHSGGKHEHLGTANLLSYFDQRYVEYLAIDDEERFRRHLEEAEDSFAKTIDQVQYEEGFIRCALATEEIHQLADRYRAKGFRTVGPMDMERTTNGETIRWKLLYILDDEETLPFFIQWEEAEAARSDRIRNLRGDFISPEINIHHKVKNEKVWDAFFDVIGVWKGEVDAHTTITIAENEKPSITLEVGMDGESAIYKGAVYKFI; translated from the coding sequence ATGGTGAAATTCGATCACATCATACATTTTGTCAACCGGCTGGATTCAGTCGAGGCGGAAGGTGTGCTTCCGATCCATTCCGGTGGAAAGCATGAACATCTGGGCACTGCGAACCTGTTGTCCTATTTCGACCAGAGATATGTGGAGTACCTGGCCATCGATGATGAAGAAAGATTCAGGCGCCATCTGGAAGAGGCGGAGGATTCATTTGCCAAGACGATTGACCAGGTGCAGTACGAAGAAGGGTTCATCCGTTGCGCGCTTGCCACTGAAGAGATACATCAACTCGCCGACCGGTACAGGGCAAAAGGCTTCAGGACTGTCGGACCGATGGATATGGAACGCACGACCAATGGAGAGACCATACGTTGGAAACTGCTTTATATCCTGGATGATGAGGAGACCCTGCCCTTCTTCATCCAATGGGAGGAAGCGGAAGCGGCACGTTCGGACCGGATCAGAAACTTGAGGGGGGATTTTATTTCCCCGGAAATAAATATTCATCACAAAGTAAAAAATGAGAAGGTATGGGATGCCTTCTTTGACGTCATCGGTGTCTGGAAAGGCGAGGTCGATGCGCATACTACAATCACCATCGCAGAAAACGAAAAACCATCCATCACCCTGGAAGTGGGGATGGATGGGGAATCGGCGATCTACAAAGGTGCCGTCTATAAGTTTATATAG
- a CDS encoding lipid II:glycine glycyltransferase FemX codes for MLKLLNLTEDEHDQFVESHPHGDLLQLTDWAQSKHLTGWYSRRFAVGNEAGETLGVALLLFKKVPKLNHTLCYISRGFVCDYHDPLLVEFMLKEALNIARDEKAYAIKIDPDLPLETHRDTIEFLESIGFRHRGLKDGMSKDNIQPRQTMVASIDKDDKALLQSFERNNRTKVRNAIRRGTRVYRAEREDLKTFVTLMKETGQRDGFLTRDITYFESLYDNLHDNGHMELFLVKLMPTEVAASLEVDMEKVERDLEKAMKKKDGSKKENQIKDLSNRKEKLGKQQQEIEEISKRHPEGVILSGALLAQAGHKAYYLYGASSDQYREYLPNHHMQYEMMKYARDNGARTYDFGGVSVSPPEDSPHFGLWQFKKVWGTQVSEKVGEFDYVIHRPFYTLAEVGVPMFQKGKVKLNQTLKALKERR; via the coding sequence ATGCTTAAATTGTTGAACCTGACAGAAGACGAACATGATCAGTTTGTAGAAAGCCATCCTCATGGAGACCTGCTGCAGTTGACTGACTGGGCACAGTCGAAGCATCTGACCGGATGGTACTCCAGGCGCTTTGCTGTGGGCAATGAAGCGGGGGAAACGCTCGGTGTCGCCCTTCTGCTGTTCAAGAAGGTGCCGAAACTCAATCATACGCTGTGCTATATATCAAGAGGCTTTGTCTGCGACTACCATGATCCGCTTCTGGTGGAATTTATGCTGAAGGAGGCGTTGAACATAGCCAGGGACGAAAAGGCCTATGCGATAAAGATAGACCCGGACCTCCCGCTTGAAACGCATCGGGATACGATAGAATTCCTTGAATCGATCGGTTTCAGACATCGTGGCCTAAAAGACGGCATGAGCAAGGATAATATACAGCCCAGACAGACGATGGTCGCCTCAATCGACAAGGACGACAAGGCCCTGCTGCAGAGCTTTGAAAGGAACAACCGGACAAAGGTGCGCAATGCCATCCGTCGGGGCACGAGGGTCTACAGGGCGGAACGTGAGGACCTGAAGACATTCGTCACACTCATGAAGGAGACCGGGCAGCGGGATGGCTTCCTTACCCGTGATATCACCTATTTCGAATCCCTTTATGACAATCTGCACGATAATGGACATATGGAACTGTTTCTGGTGAAACTGATGCCCACAGAAGTCGCGGCTTCGCTGGAAGTGGATATGGAGAAGGTGGAGAGGGATCTGGAAAAAGCCATGAAGAAGAAAGATGGCAGCAAGAAGGAAAACCAGATCAAAGATCTCAGCAACCGGAAAGAAAAACTCGGGAAACAGCAGCAGGAGATTGAAGAAATCAGTAAAAGACATCCTGAAGGCGTCATCCTTTCGGGTGCCCTGCTTGCCCAGGCCGGACATAAGGCATACTATCTCTACGGAGCCTCTTCAGACCAGTACCGTGAATACTTGCCGAATCATCATATGCAGTATGAAATGATGAAGTATGCACGGGATAACGGAGCCAGAACATACGACTTTGGTGGTGTCAGCGTCTCTCCACCCGAAGATTCCCCGCATTTTGGCCTATGGCAGTTCAAGAAAGTATGGGGTACGCAAGTGAGTGAGAAAGTCGGAGAGTTCGACTATGTCATCCATCGTCCGTTCTATACACTTGCCGAAGTTGGTGTGCCGATGTTCCAGAAGGGGAAAGTGAAACTGAACCAGACACTCAAAGCCTTGAAAGAGCGCCGTTAA
- a CDS encoding transporter substrate-binding domain-containing protein, with protein MKKWILPLAFVLLLIAGCGNEAESGSVEETEGGDIIKIGSSPDGYPLSFQEDGEVKGFNADIYNAIFDALGYEIEWVMTDWTGVLANLDTGNVDTASNFAMTPERAEKYTFSDPYYNSKAAVAVAQGNETIQSIDDLEGAEVGTILGTNFQNVLNEEYPDHGGEIIDYENNEVVYNDVIAGKIDAYLYGREQLLAMINDRDIALEIAGEPFGVQPVALPFKDTPENQELISDINEVLADLRSDGTLAEISEKWYGMNIYEEETAE; from the coding sequence ATGAAGAAATGGATTTTGCCGCTGGCATTTGTCCTGCTTCTGATTGCAGGATGTGGAAATGAAGCAGAAAGTGGAAGTGTGGAAGAGACGGAAGGGGGCGACATCATCAAAATCGGTTCATCACCTGATGGATATCCGCTTTCCTTTCAGGAGGACGGAGAAGTGAAGGGCTTCAACGCAGATATCTACAACGCCATATTCGATGCGCTCGGCTATGAGATAGAATGGGTGATGACGGACTGGACAGGCGTGCTCGCCAATCTTGATACAGGAAATGTGGATACGGCCAGCAATTTTGCCATGACTCCTGAAAGGGCTGAAAAGTATACCTTCTCTGACCCCTATTATAATTCGAAGGCGGCGGTGGCAGTGGCGCAGGGTAATGAAACCATCCAGTCCATCGATGATCTGGAAGGGGCCGAAGTCGGTACGATACTGGGTACCAACTTCCAGAATGTACTGAATGAAGAATACCCGGACCATGGGGGCGAGATCATCGACTATGAGAATAACGAGGTGGTCTATAATGATGTGATTGCCGGGAAGATTGATGCATATCTTTATGGACGGGAACAGTTGCTGGCAATGATCAATGACCGTGATATAGCGCTCGAAATAGCAGGGGAACCTTTCGGGGTCCAGCCTGTCGCCCTGCCATTCAAGGATACGCCGGAGAATCAGGAGTTGATCTCAGATATCAATGAAGTACTTGCTGATTTGAGGAGCGATGGTACACTGGCTGAAATATCCGAAAAATGGTATGGCATGAACATATATGAAGAAGAGACGGCAGAATGA
- the mspA gene encoding membrane stabilizing protein MspA, producing MILTVLMLLIYLVISAITILLLRNRILDILRVIAGIAFMLMMTLISLDAPNPDGLLIFSLAICLFISVEITGYKEAKGDHARLFMIHVFTLMISAVLIIMLLTL from the coding sequence ATGATTCTGACCGTCCTTATGCTGCTCATATATCTCGTCATCAGTGCAATCACCATATTGCTGCTTAGAAACAGGATTCTCGATATACTGCGTGTCATCGCGGGCATCGCGTTCATGCTTATGATGACCCTGATCTCCCTTGATGCGCCCAACCCCGATGGTCTGCTGATTTTTTCACTTGCGATATGCCTGTTCATATCAGTTGAAATTACCGGCTACAAGGAAGCCAAAGGGGATCACGCACGTCTGTTCATGATACATGTATTTACCCTCATGATTTCTGCCGTGCTCATCATCATGCTGCTGACACTGTAA
- a CDS encoding MFS transporter yields MKKMILFIMIIQFLIYFGFSMIIPVIPELVTELGVSTLHMGGLLAVYSVASFAAAPYFGRLSDRHGRRPILLYGLLAFSFSFLLFGLFIDVLWVLYLTRIVGGAASGALYTATTSMVADLTTREERTRFMGLIGMSIGLGFIFGPGVGGLLAQISLSFAYYMTTIVIAGALIFSMFKIEETYRPGMSAGKDITLPSEYFLKPVGILLVCTFFVMLTMSGMESTFQLLGIERIDITPAQMGVLFVIGGIFNAAVQGGFIGRLKDGQEYPVMIAGQIMTLVAFVLLPFMSSLLFAGVCIVLLMTGNALVKTLLTSQITKEAHQDEMGRMTAATYSLDSLGRIFGPIVFNMLFILTAGLPFWFGAVTTVLSTYFIFQYFRKRRTLA; encoded by the coding sequence ATGAAAAAAATGATCTTATTCATTATGATCATACAATTTCTCATATATTTCGGCTTCAGCATGATCATACCGGTCATACCGGAACTTGTAACCGAGCTCGGCGTGTCCACCCTGCACATGGGAGGATTGCTTGCCGTATATTCCGTTGCCAGTTTTGCTGCCGCCCCCTATTTCGGCAGGTTGAGCGACCGCCATGGCCGTCGCCCGATCCTGCTGTACGGATTGCTCGCTTTCAGCTTCAGCTTCCTCCTGTTCGGCCTGTTCATCGATGTACTATGGGTGCTCTACCTGACCCGCATTGTCGGAGGGGCTGCCTCAGGGGCGCTCTACACAGCAACGACAAGCATGGTGGCGGACCTGACGACACGCGAGGAACGGACACGGTTCATGGGACTGATTGGCATGTCCATTGGACTCGGGTTCATTTTCGGGCCGGGTGTGGGCGGGCTGCTCGCCCAGATCAGCCTGAGCTTCGCCTACTACATGACGACCATCGTCATTGCAGGTGCACTGATATTCAGCATGTTCAAGATTGAGGAAACATACCGCCCAGGGATGAGCGCAGGAAAAGATATCACTTTGCCGAGCGAGTACTTCCTAAAACCTGTCGGCATCCTTCTGGTATGCACATTCTTCGTCATGCTGACAATGAGTGGCATGGAGAGCACTTTCCAGCTGCTCGGCATCGAGAGGATCGACATCACTCCTGCACAGATGGGTGTCCTCTTTGTAATCGGTGGAATTTTCAATGCTGCGGTGCAGGGCGGCTTCATCGGCCGTCTCAAGGATGGGCAGGAATACCCGGTGATGATTGCCGGGCAGATCATGACACTGGTCGCCTTCGTCCTCCTGCCCTTCATGTCCAGCCTGTTATTTGCCGGAGTGTGTATCGTCCTGCTTATGACGGGAAATGCCCTCGTCAAGACGCTGCTCACTTCCCAGATCACTAAAGAAGCGCATCAGGACGAGATGGGACGCATGACCGCTGCTACATATTCCCTGGATAGCCTTGGAAGAATATTCGGTCCAATCGTCTTCAACATGCTATTCATCCTTACTGCGGGACTGCCATTCTGGTTCGGTGCGGTAACGACTGTATTATCCACATACTTCATTTTCCAATACTTCAGGAAAAGGAGGACTCTCGCATGA
- a CDS encoding SE1832 family protein produces the protein MDLEYRLKELKNEYVRIQGDLEKLESTGNRTSKMEDRLTQIETEIAQTKKEIRNQK, from the coding sequence ATGGATCTGGAATACAGACTTAAGGAACTCAAAAATGAGTATGTACGCATTCAGGGTGATCTTGAAAAACTCGAATCCACTGGTAACCGCACATCAAAAATGGAAGATCGCCTTACTCAGATAGAAACAGAAATTGCACAGACAAAAAAGGAAATCAGGAATCAGAAATAA
- a CDS encoding phosphotransferase has translation MHTFEIYEEYYDWAPLEGDSEARVHLLTYGGEDPPNMYQPQEPLIAKSYIDDVRRTRREYKRLLWMELNKINGVPKPVTLYEEAGAYMFYLALPGMDAENFLQAQVPEFIVSTLKQIGRYLSYLHKQEIKECPFVYSEDDVHTDLVFSHGDFKLSNVIVNENYITGSVDMIGIGIRDRYFDLAAMTLDIERVLGGEYLEYFYEGYRIKDHVNQEKMDQFIQLVEA, from the coding sequence ATGCATACTTTTGAAATATACGAAGAGTACTACGATTGGGCACCGCTTGAAGGGGATTCGGAGGCCCGGGTGCATTTGCTTACATACGGAGGAGAGGATCCGCCCAATATGTATCAGCCGCAGGAGCCGCTGATTGCAAAATCCTACATTGATGATGTAAGGCGGACGCGGCGGGAATACAAACGGCTGCTGTGGATGGAGTTGAATAAGATCAATGGCGTGCCGAAGCCGGTGACATTATATGAAGAAGCCGGCGCCTATATGTTCTATCTGGCCCTTCCAGGCATGGATGCTGAGAATTTCCTGCAGGCACAGGTGCCAGAATTCATCGTTTCCACGCTGAAACAGATTGGAAGATATTTGAGCTACCTGCATAAGCAGGAGATCAAGGAATGTCCGTTCGTCTATTCTGAAGATGATGTCCATACGGACCTGGTTTTCAGCCACGGCGATTTTAAACTCTCCAATGTGATAGTGAACGAAAATTACATTACAGGCAGTGTGGATATGATAGGAATTGGAATAAGGGACCGGTATTTTGACCTCGCTGCCATGACACTTGATATTGAGAGGGTATTGGGCGGGGAATACCTGGAATACTTTTATGAGGGGTATCGGATCAAGGATCACGTCAATCAGGAAAAAATGGACCAGTTCATCCAGCTGGTGGAAGCATAA
- a CDS encoding PepSY domain-containing protein, whose product MENRYKLASALLSASLVMAACGGADENPDSADVDEVVEENEEFTSTEESAEESTEESTEESTEESSEQSSGGTGDTIAPEDINHDAEEAVNAASENFDGELVEVELDDEDGQWIYKVDMESESEEYEAKLSVDDLSIVDEQTESDDDFDTDEHFSYGDAVPAEEAVQTAMDETNGELEGWTLARDDDQLEYEVDMKNGDNGDADVTINAENGEIVETDD is encoded by the coding sequence ATGGAGAACAGATACAAGCTCGCAAGCGCCCTGCTGTCTGCATCACTCGTAATGGCTGCGTGCGGCGGTGCCGATGAAAACCCTGATTCAGCAGATGTGGACGAAGTGGTGGAGGAGAACGAAGAGTTTACATCAACCGAGGAGTCTGCTGAAGAGTCAACAGAAGAATCTACTGAAGAATCCACCGAGGAGTCCAGTGAACAATCTTCAGGCGGCACCGGTGATACAATTGCACCCGAAGACATCAATCACGATGCCGAAGAAGCTGTAAATGCTGCCTCAGAAAACTTCGATGGAGAGCTTGTGGAGGTCGAACTCGATGATGAGGATGGCCAATGGATATACAAGGTCGACATGGAAAGTGAATCTGAAGAATACGAAGCGAAATTGTCGGTGGACGACCTGTCCATAGTAGATGAACAGACGGAAAGTGACGATGATTTCGACACGGACGAACACTTCAGCTATGGCGATGCAGTGCCTGCAGAAGAAGCAGTGCAGACTGCCATGGACGAGACCAATGGTGAACTGGAAGGCTGGACCCTGGCCAGGGATGACGATCAGCTGGAATATGAAGTGGACATGAAAAATGGTGATAATGGAGATGCAGATGTGACCATCAATGCCGAAAACGGCGAGATAGTGGAAACGGACGACTGA
- a CDS encoding YczE/YyaS/YitT family protein: protein MITNLAKRWLFYIVGLVILALGISLTIKGRLLGLGSWDVLHYGLWQTFGLTIGSWAIIAGATIVLFTAVITRRLPKLGVYINMVAVGVFIDIFNWLIPEFEGWTQHIIIFTVGLFVMAFGVAFYITPNLGAGPRDTLMLLLVEKFGLKISMARNIMELGAAVVGYLLGGPVFIGTAIIIVGLGKLIEMWLPLTRRMLVGFLGGEDKEIIKII, encoded by the coding sequence GTGATAACAAATCTGGCAAAGCGTTGGCTGTTTTATATCGTGGGGCTGGTGATTCTGGCTCTTGGGATATCATTGACAATAAAAGGGCGGCTTCTCGGACTGGGTTCATGGGACGTGCTGCATTATGGACTGTGGCAGACTTTCGGTCTGACAATAGGAAGCTGGGCAATCATTGCCGGAGCCACGATCGTTCTATTCACTGCTGTCATTACACGGCGTCTGCCAAAACTGGGCGTCTACATCAACATGGTGGCGGTCGGAGTTTTTATTGATATCTTCAACTGGCTCATCCCTGAGTTTGAAGGGTGGACGCAGCATATCATCATCTTTACGGTCGGTTTGTTTGTCATGGCATTCGGGGTAGCGTTCTACATAACGCCGAATCTTGGAGCCGGTCCACGGGATACCCTGATGCTGCTGCTTGTCGAAAAGTTCGGATTGAAAATTTCCATGGCAAGGAATATCATGGAGCTTGGTGCCGCTGTTGTCGGTTATCTATTGGGTGGCCCGGTGTTCATCGGGACCGCAATCATCATTGTCGGATTGGGCAAACTCATTGAAATGTGGCTTCCACTCACCCGCCGGATGCTTGTCGGCTTTCTGGGCGGTGAAGATAAGGAAATCATCAAGATTATATAG
- a CDS encoding NCS2 family permease, which produces MKKFFGFEEHGTNYRREIIGGLTTFLSMAYILAVNPSVLSLQGIEGIPESMRMDMNAIFVATALAAFIGCLIMGIYARYPIALAPGMGLNAFFAFTVVLTMGIPWQTALTGVLFSGVIFALLTISGLREYVINSIPMEMKMAVSAGIGFFITFVGLQGAGIIVTNDATLVGLGVLHDPKVLLAVGGLFITAILMARKVPGAIFFGMIITAILGLLFGLVPRPESFFGSVPSMEPTFGAAFEAFSDPAEIFNIQFLIVVLTFLFVDFFDTAGTLVGVASQANLIKDNKLPRGGRALLSDSIATIAGAIFGTSTTTSYVESTAGVAAGARTGFASVVTGVLFLSAIFLSPLIVTFTSEVTAPALIIVGALMVSNLSKVRWDQFEVAVPAFLTMFMMPLTYSIATGIAIGFVFYPITMIMAGRRKEIHPIMYALFVIFILYFIFMTE; this is translated from the coding sequence ATGAAAAAGTTTTTTGGCTTTGAGGAACACGGTACCAATTATCGACGCGAAATAATTGGAGGATTGACGACTTTCCTGTCCATGGCATACATACTCGCTGTCAATCCTTCTGTTCTATCACTCCAGGGTATCGAAGGCATACCTGAATCAATGCGGATGGATATGAATGCCATATTTGTTGCGACTGCCCTCGCAGCTTTTATTGGCTGTCTGATCATGGGGATATATGCCAGATATCCCATCGCCCTCGCCCCCGGGATGGGGCTGAATGCATTCTTTGCATTCACAGTTGTCTTGACAATGGGCATTCCATGGCAGACGGCGCTGACCGGAGTGCTGTTCTCGGGAGTGATATTCGCCCTTTTGACCATCAGCGGCCTGAGGGAATACGTCATCAATTCCATACCGATGGAAATGAAGATGGCAGTCAGTGCAGGCATCGGCTTCTTCATCACTTTCGTCGGGCTTCAGGGCGCCGGTATCATCGTCACAAATGATGCGACCCTTGTCGGCCTGGGTGTCCTTCATGATCCGAAGGTGCTGCTCGCTGTAGGAGGACTTTTCATCACAGCCATACTGATGGCAAGAAAAGTCCCGGGTGCGATTTTCTTCGGGATGATCATTACTGCAATCCTCGGTCTGCTGTTTGGCCTGGTGCCACGGCCGGAAAGTTTCTTCGGATCGGTGCCGAGCATGGAGCCGACATTCGGGGCAGCCTTCGAGGCCTTCTCGGATCCAGCCGAAATATTCAATATACAGTTCCTGATCGTTGTATTGACATTCCTGTTCGTCGACTTCTTCGATACAGCCGGGACACTTGTGGGCGTCGCCAGCCAGGCGAATCTGATCAAGGACAATAAATTGCCAAGAGGTGGACGGGCACTGCTTTCCGATTCCATTGCGACCATAGCAGGAGCGATTTTTGGTACTTCGACCACCACCTCGTACGTGGAATCCACTGCCGGTGTCGCAGCAGGTGCCAGGACAGGATTTGCAAGTGTCGTAACAGGTGTGCTGTTCCTCTCGGCCATCTTCCTGTCACCGCTCATCGTGACCTTCACCTCCGAGGTGACGGCTCCCGCACTGATCATTGTCGGGGCCCTGATGGTATCCAATCTGTCCAAAGTGAGGTGGGACCAGTTCGAAGTGGCGGTTCCCGCCTTCCTGACCATGTTCATGATGCCGCTGACCTACAGTATTGCGACAGGAATTGCAATCGGCTTCGTATTCTATCCGATTACAATGATCATGGCAGGCAGAAGAAAAGAGATCCATCCAATAATGTACGCACTCTTTGTAATCTTCATATTGTATTTCATCTTCATGACGG